In Paractinoplanes brasiliensis, the following proteins share a genomic window:
- the sigM gene encoding RNA polymerase sigma factor SigM has translation MTSGDAAQGVAPSDAELLRAHVAGDKQAFGELVRRHRDRLWAVALRTIGDREEAADAVQDALLSAHRNAARFRGDSAVTTWLHRIVVNACLDRIRKRQAHPTVPLPDGSRSDDRPSGVEPAAPAHDHETALLVRQALADLPADQRAAIVLVDVQGYPVAEAAEMLDVAVGTIKSRCARGRARMALALRELRGRDADHAPGGNQGRSQTVPSGQGGALPPPGGHDRRDQR, from the coding sequence GTGACTTCCGGGGACGCCGCGCAGGGTGTCGCGCCCAGCGACGCCGAGCTGCTGCGTGCCCACGTCGCGGGCGACAAGCAGGCCTTCGGCGAACTCGTACGCCGCCACCGTGACCGCCTGTGGGCCGTGGCGCTGCGCACGATCGGCGACCGTGAGGAAGCCGCCGACGCGGTGCAGGACGCGCTGCTCTCGGCCCACCGCAACGCCGCCCGGTTCCGTGGGGACTCGGCCGTCACGACCTGGCTGCACCGCATCGTGGTCAACGCCTGCCTCGACCGGATCCGCAAGCGGCAGGCCCACCCGACCGTGCCGCTGCCCGACGGCAGCCGGTCCGACGACCGTCCGTCCGGTGTGGAACCGGCCGCGCCCGCTCACGACCACGAAACCGCGCTGCTGGTGCGGCAGGCGCTGGCCGATCTGCCGGCCGATCAGCGGGCCGCGATCGTGCTGGTCGACGTGCAGGGTTACCCGGTCGCCGAGGCCGCCGAAATGCTCGACGTGGCGGTCGGCACGATCAAGAGCCGGTGCGCCCGCGGCCGGGCCCGGATGGCGCTGGCCCTGCGCGAGTTGCGGGGCCGAGACGCCGATCACGCCCCGGGTGGGAACCAGGGCAGGTCGCAAACCGTCCCATCCGGACAGGGTGGGGCGCTGCCGCCGCCCGGCGGGCACGATCGGAGGGATCAGAGGTGA
- the murJ gene encoding murein biosynthesis integral membrane protein MurJ, protein MNGGLYRSAHATPGGQPPRREDGVTVISVDSQLGNTGPAEDQALPPENVPSGDGGTTGNSAIMAIGSLVSRIIGFVRNALIGMTLGYGIGDAYTSAQFLPGQIYELLLGGILSSVLIPLLVRRRKADPDGGLDFTRKLLTFAMVSLGVATVLVVIAAPAITAIQSDDKTSPAYRELVTQFAYLILPIIFFTGLSALIGAVLNVRGHFAAPMWAPILNNLVVIAVCGVFIVTFGPTDGFRPEDMTNGRILLLGLGTLLGMVVQAIGLLPALRKVGFTWKWRWGPRSLGLREIGGLAGWMLLYVGANQIAIFVVVRILNGVAGKDSASVLAFNNVFLLTMMAHGIIGVSVMTALLPKMSAAAAEGRFAEVSADLNRGIKLTVAALAPIAVVYGVLGAPIAVTLFEGGAFSHDAALDTGAVLVVAAFAVIPLSVSYLCTYAFYSLQANKTAALINLPVVGVRIAGYFVLAGVLGASLSAVGMTAANALSYLVSALISLAVLRRRIGRLNLGGVAVSLIKVFIAAAIAAALGLLVVHFLPGAGAPSGRGEAILQLLAGGAVILVVYLAAALVLRVSEVTQVIGMVRRKIGR, encoded by the coding sequence GTGAACGGCGGTCTGTACCGCAGCGCGCACGCCACGCCCGGCGGTCAGCCGCCGCGGCGCGAGGACGGCGTCACGGTGATCTCGGTCGACTCCCAGCTGGGCAACACGGGCCCTGCGGAAGACCAGGCGCTCCCGCCGGAAAACGTGCCTTCGGGCGACGGGGGCACCACCGGCAACAGCGCGATCATGGCGATCGGCAGCCTGGTCAGCCGGATCATCGGTTTCGTCCGCAACGCGCTGATCGGCATGACCCTCGGCTACGGCATCGGCGACGCGTACACCAGCGCCCAGTTCCTGCCCGGTCAGATCTACGAGCTGCTGCTCGGCGGCATCCTGTCCAGCGTCCTGATCCCGCTGCTGGTGCGCCGGCGCAAGGCCGACCCCGACGGGGGCCTCGACTTCACCCGCAAGCTGCTCACCTTCGCGATGGTGTCGCTCGGCGTGGCCACCGTGCTCGTGGTGATCGCGGCGCCGGCCATCACGGCGATCCAGTCCGACGACAAGACCTCGCCGGCCTACCGCGAGCTGGTCACCCAATTCGCGTACCTGATCCTGCCGATCATCTTCTTCACCGGGCTCTCGGCCCTGATCGGCGCGGTGCTCAACGTCCGCGGGCACTTCGCGGCCCCGATGTGGGCGCCGATCCTCAACAACCTCGTCGTCATCGCGGTCTGCGGCGTCTTCATCGTCACCTTCGGCCCGACCGACGGCTTCCGGCCCGAGGACATGACCAACGGCCGCATCCTGCTGCTCGGCCTGGGCACGCTGCTCGGCATGGTCGTGCAGGCGATCGGCCTGCTGCCGGCGCTGCGCAAGGTCGGCTTCACCTGGAAGTGGCGGTGGGGCCCGCGCTCGCTGGGCCTGCGCGAGATCGGCGGCCTGGCCGGTTGGATGCTGCTCTACGTCGGCGCCAACCAGATCGCGATCTTCGTCGTCGTCCGCATCCTCAACGGGGTCGCCGGCAAGGACAGCGCCAGCGTGCTGGCCTTCAACAACGTCTTCCTGCTGACCATGATGGCGCACGGCATCATCGGCGTGTCGGTGATGACAGCGCTGCTGCCCAAGATGAGCGCGGCCGCCGCCGAGGGCCGGTTCGCCGAGGTCAGCGCCGACCTGAACAGGGGCATCAAACTGACCGTCGCGGCGCTGGCCCCGATCGCCGTCGTCTACGGCGTGCTCGGGGCGCCGATCGCCGTCACCTTGTTCGAGGGTGGAGCGTTCAGCCACGACGCCGCGCTCGACACCGGCGCGGTGCTGGTGGTGGCCGCCTTCGCCGTCATCCCGCTCTCGGTCAGCTACCTCTGCACCTATGCCTTTTATTCTCTGCAGGCCAACAAGACCGCCGCGCTGATCAATCTGCCGGTCGTGGGCGTGCGCATCGCGGGCTACTTCGTTCTCGCCGGTGTGCTGGGGGCGTCGCTGTCCGCGGTCGGCATGACGGCCGCCAACGCGCTCTCCTATCTTGTCTCGGCCCTCATCTCGCTGGCTGTGCTGCGCCGCAGGATCGGCCGGCTCAACCTGGGCGGCGTCGCCGTCTCGCTGATCAAGGTGTTCATCGCGGCCGCGATCGCCGCTGCGCTCGGCCTCCTGGTGGTGCATTTCCTGCCCGGCGCGGGGGCGCCCAGCGGCCGCGGCGAGGCCATTTTGCAGCTGCTGGCCGGCGGCGCCGTGATCCTGGTGGTCTACCTGGCCGCGGCCCTTGTGCTGCGAGTGTCAGAGGTGACCCAGGTGATCGGGATGGTCCGCCGTAAAATCGGACGCTGA
- a CDS encoding PadR family transcriptional regulator has translation MLELAILGLLQETPMHGYELRKELATKLGTIRAAISYGTLYPTLKRLQAAGWITESASDPTMIPPMTSKRGRVVYKITAEGKERFADLLAQAGPETYDDAGFGVHFAFFSRTDRATRLRILEGRRRRVEERREGLRDVLSRAAGRLDAYTLELQRHGLDAAEREVRWLEELITNERSGRAPAGSAGEFDVPSAEPRQERTAGDASPEPPRPHQDRP, from the coding sequence ATGTTGGAGCTGGCAATTCTCGGCCTCCTTCAGGAGACCCCGATGCACGGGTATGAGCTTCGCAAGGAGCTCGCCACCAAGCTGGGCACCATCCGTGCCGCGATCAGCTACGGCACCCTGTACCCGACGCTCAAGCGGCTTCAGGCGGCCGGCTGGATCACCGAGTCCGCGTCGGACCCGACGATGATCCCCCCGATGACCAGCAAGCGGGGCCGGGTTGTCTACAAGATCACGGCCGAGGGCAAGGAGCGGTTCGCCGATCTCCTGGCCCAGGCCGGTCCCGAGACGTACGACGACGCCGGTTTCGGCGTGCACTTCGCGTTCTTCTCCCGGACCGACCGCGCCACCCGGCTGCGCATCCTGGAGGGTCGCCGCCGGCGCGTCGAGGAACGCCGGGAGGGCCTGCGCGACGTGTTGTCCCGCGCCGCCGGTCGCCTCGACGCCTACACGCTTGAACTGCAACGCCACGGACTCGACGCCGCCGAGCGCGAGGTCCGCTGGCTGGAGGAGCTCATCACCAACGAGCGCTCCGGCCGAGCCCCGGCAGGATCCGCCGGGGAGTTCGACGTCCCGTCCGCCGAGCCGCGCCAAGAGCGGACGGCCGGGGATGCATCCCCTGAACCCCCGCGTCCTCACCAGGACCGGCCGTGA
- a CDS encoding methylated-DNA--[protein]-cysteine S-methyltransferase — protein MFVVDSPIGPLGVAVEGDTVVGVHFAARPGPPGSHPVVAQLEAYFAGELTDFSVPFEMRGGSEFERAVWGEIARIPYGEMITYGAIATALGDPGAARAVGTACNHNPIPVIVPCHRVVGAGGKMVGFGGGLDRKRKLLELEARIALARAWS, from the coding sequence ATGTTCGTCGTGGACTCGCCCATCGGGCCGCTCGGTGTCGCCGTCGAGGGGGACACCGTCGTCGGGGTGCATTTCGCCGCCCGTCCGGGGCCGCCCGGCTCGCATCCGGTCGTCGCCCAGCTCGAGGCGTATTTTGCCGGCGAGCTGACCGACTTCTCGGTGCCGTTCGAGATGCGCGGCGGCTCGGAGTTCGAGCGCGCGGTGTGGGGCGAGATCGCCCGGATCCCGTACGGGGAAATGATCACCTATGGCGCGATCGCGACCGCGCTCGGTGACCCGGGGGCCGCGCGTGCCGTCGGCACGGCCTGCAACCACAATCCGATCCCGGTGATCGTGCCCTGCCATCGGGTGGTCGGCGCCGGCGGCAAGATGGTCGGCTTCGGCGGCGGCCTCGACCGCAAACGCAAACTCCTGGAGCTCGAGGCCCGGATAGCCCTGGCCCGCGCCTGGTCATAG
- a CDS encoding protein kinase family protein gives MTQVGEGHETAADADGPVMTFGAPTVGEILAERYQLEEHVNDDSAGRQVWRGIDVILRRPVAVVLRYPGGDSAAEMLQAAVDASRVIHPNLVGVYDAIDESARAYVVREWVEGESLRELVSSEGPLDPARATAIAHSIADALTAVHATGMVHGNVHPGTTLIADDGRVVLADARADSADNVESDIRAVGGILYFALTGHWPHNEVGSSTLPDANRDGTGSPAAPRQIRAGVPAYLDDLTMDLLDSRVATPEADSLTAELARLDASAEEDYEDAGPLRFAQNTSTEPTRSTSKIVIGVAALVVIAVVGLVFGIQAINSSGDPKPTVTNQAGADPDGATDTQAPAPQPKKIPLTADMVRIVDPPDGDRDDTGEAKFTVDGDDESAWKLQRFNQPNFGNRKPGMGVLIDLGTPRKLSEVEVLMSQPGVTMDIRTGTEDAGDTSAGDQKIMDTYKRLGDSETVTTGNRKVFSVFNPDQTYRYVLVFMTKLPSDGEGRYSVEVQEISVSGY, from the coding sequence GTGACCCAGGTCGGCGAAGGCCACGAGACCGCGGCCGATGCGGACGGACCGGTCATGACTTTCGGTGCGCCCACCGTCGGTGAGATCCTGGCCGAGCGCTATCAGCTCGAGGAGCACGTCAACGACGACAGCGCCGGGCGGCAGGTCTGGCGGGGCATCGACGTCATCCTCCGGCGCCCGGTCGCGGTCGTGCTGCGTTACCCCGGCGGCGACTCCGCCGCCGAGATGCTTCAGGCCGCCGTCGACGCGAGCCGCGTGATCCACCCCAACCTCGTGGGGGTCTACGACGCGATCGACGAGAGCGCCAGGGCCTACGTCGTACGCGAGTGGGTCGAGGGCGAGTCGCTGCGCGAGCTGGTCAGCTCGGAGGGACCGCTCGACCCGGCCCGCGCCACCGCCATCGCACACTCGATCGCCGACGCGCTGACCGCCGTCCACGCCACGGGCATGGTGCACGGCAACGTTCACCCCGGCACCACGCTGATCGCCGACGACGGCCGGGTCGTGCTGGCCGACGCGCGCGCCGACTCGGCCGACAACGTCGAGTCCGACATCCGCGCGGTCGGCGGCATCCTCTACTTCGCGCTCACCGGTCACTGGCCGCACAACGAGGTCGGCAGCTCCACGCTGCCCGACGCGAACCGGGACGGCACCGGCAGCCCGGCCGCGCCCCGGCAGATCCGCGCCGGTGTCCCGGCCTACCTCGACGACCTGACGATGGACCTGCTCGACTCCCGCGTGGCCACGCCCGAGGCCGATTCCCTCACCGCCGAGCTGGCTCGACTCGATGCCTCGGCCGAGGAGGACTACGAGGACGCGGGCCCCCTGCGGTTCGCGCAGAACACGTCGACCGAGCCCACCCGAAGCACGTCGAAAATCGTCATCGGGGTCGCCGCGCTGGTCGTCATCGCGGTCGTCGGCCTGGTCTTCGGCATCCAGGCCATCAACAGCTCGGGTGATCCGAAACCGACCGTCACCAACCAGGCGGGCGCCGACCCCGACGGCGCCACCGACACGCAGGCCCCCGCGCCCCAGCCGAAAAAGATCCCGTTGACTGCCGACATGGTGCGCATCGTCGACCCGCCCGACGGCGACCGCGACGACACCGGCGAGGCCAAGTTCACCGTCGACGGCGACGACGAGTCCGCCTGGAAGCTGCAGCGGTTCAACCAGCCCAACTTCGGCAACCGCAAGCCCGGCATGGGCGTGCTGATCGACCTGGGCACCCCGCGCAAGCTGTCCGAGGTCGAGGTGCTGATGTCGCAGCCCGGCGTCACCATGGACATCCGTACCGGCACCGAGGACGCCGGCGACACCTCGGCCGGCGACCAAAAGATCATGGACACCTACAAGCGGCTGGGTGACTCCGAGACGGTGACCACCGGCAACCGCAAGGTGTTCTCGGTGTTCAACCCCGACCAGACCTACCGGTACGTCCTGGTCTTCATGACCAAGCTGCCCTCCGACGGCGAGGGCCGCTACTCGGTCGAGGTTCAGGAGATCTCGGTCTCCGGTTACTGA
- a CDS encoding transglycosylase domain-containing protein has translation MRPTGPAGPPLPPDDEGSLGGGRSGRGKDKSKAAKRRRRTNILTAAAAVVVILLGAGVVGGTYFFDDVDLPPPVNEDQSNVILDSKGAVLAKLGDQNRTVVPEPKINKVVEYAVAAAEDKNFYKHHGIDMKGIVRAAWNNFTGGATQGASTITQQYARHAAELKEISINRKLREAVIARKLESKYDKDQIMGMYLNYIYLGEGRYGIEAAAQGYFGKSVLTPAGQKNAVTPYEAAVLASIIKQPEPTDTHKGYDPNYNPTDAKDRWEYTMANMLEMGWISQEVYDKRVYPKVKPISKSSAAKSTAGKPVGMVMRHVRAELAEMGISPAEFDKGGLTVTTTIDPDVQKAAEEAGSRKSESSPMNGKPATYQAAVIGIDPKNGRVLGYYAGDDPDGLDYGGYLSGDGSKIIGGQSPGSTFKIYTLAAALKEDISFKTTWDGTKLRPNGTKISNAGADPGTVCKGKIKFCDLETATIKSYNFPFYWIADAIGRDKVIAAARDAGLRHMFTDDGKMVDLTKTDKSTWEKTGYFDNEVAFGQYRVVPLEHAEGVATIVGNGVHHKAHFIKSVTRLDPETGKKTIVGSEKVAGKPVFDPDQMSNMQSVLREIVRVDDRDLRGGQQGIAKSGTWEFKEGSGDTWFVGGMPQLAATVWVGGAKNKVELKESNGRDMFGAGTPSRIWKKFLDAVIKAKDLPNEDFPKRVETGNPDSPFANGQEPPPPPQNEDDNDGGDCVLGFIGPDCNQNNGGNNGGGNNNGGGDNNGGNNDNGGGNNDGGGNGNDDGGGDDGGGNENAPETQPTFDPTFQPQN, from the coding sequence GTGCGCCCCACCGGCCCGGCCGGTCCCCCGCTGCCGCCTGACGACGAGGGCAGCCTCGGCGGGGGCCGCTCGGGCCGGGGCAAGGACAAGTCGAAGGCGGCCAAGCGCCGCCGCCGCACGAACATCCTCACCGCCGCCGCGGCCGTGGTCGTGATCCTGCTCGGCGCGGGCGTGGTCGGCGGCACGTACTTCTTCGACGACGTCGACCTGCCGCCGCCGGTGAACGAGGACCAGTCGAACGTGATCCTCGACTCCAAGGGCGCCGTGCTGGCGAAGCTGGGCGATCAGAACCGCACGGTCGTGCCCGAGCCAAAGATCAACAAGGTCGTCGAGTACGCGGTCGCCGCCGCCGAGGACAAGAACTTCTACAAGCACCACGGCATCGACATGAAGGGCATCGTCCGCGCCGCGTGGAACAACTTCACCGGTGGCGCCACCCAGGGCGCGTCGACGATCACTCAGCAGTACGCGCGGCACGCGGCCGAGCTGAAGGAGATCAGCATCAACCGCAAGCTGCGCGAGGCGGTCATCGCCCGCAAGCTGGAATCGAAGTACGACAAAGACCAGATCATGGGGATGTACCTCAACTACATCTACCTGGGTGAGGGCCGGTACGGCATCGAGGCGGCGGCGCAGGGCTACTTCGGCAAGTCGGTGCTCACGCCGGCCGGGCAGAAGAACGCCGTGACCCCGTACGAGGCTGCTGTTCTTGCCTCGATCATCAAGCAGCCGGAGCCCACCGACACGCACAAGGGCTACGACCCGAACTACAACCCGACGGACGCCAAGGACCGCTGGGAATACACCATGGCCAACATGCTCGAGATGGGCTGGATCTCGCAGGAGGTCTACGACAAGCGGGTCTATCCCAAGGTCAAGCCGATCAGCAAGAGCTCGGCCGCCAAGAGCACCGCGGGCAAGCCGGTCGGCATGGTGATGCGGCACGTGCGGGCCGAGCTCGCCGAGATGGGCATCAGCCCGGCCGAGTTCGACAAGGGCGGCCTGACCGTCACCACGACGATCGACCCCGACGTGCAGAAGGCGGCCGAGGAGGCCGGGTCGCGCAAGAGCGAGAGCTCGCCGATGAACGGCAAGCCGGCCACCTATCAGGCGGCCGTGATCGGCATCGACCCCAAGAACGGCCGGGTGCTCGGCTACTACGCCGGCGACGACCCGGACGGCCTGGACTACGGCGGCTACCTCTCCGGCGACGGCTCGAAGATCATCGGTGGTCAGTCCCCCGGCTCGACCTTCAAGATCTATACGCTCGCCGCGGCGCTGAAGGAGGACATCTCCTTCAAGACGACCTGGGACGGCACGAAGCTCCGGCCCAACGGCACGAAGATCAGCAACGCCGGCGCGGACCCGGGAACCGTCTGTAAGGGCAAGATCAAGTTCTGCGACCTCGAGACGGCAACGATCAAGTCCTACAACTTCCCGTTCTACTGGATCGCCGACGCCATCGGCCGGGACAAGGTCATCGCGGCCGCCCGCGACGCCGGTCTGCGGCACATGTTCACCGACGACGGCAAGATGGTCGACCTCACCAAGACCGACAAGTCGACGTGGGAGAAGACGGGCTACTTCGACAACGAGGTCGCCTTCGGCCAGTACCGTGTCGTCCCGCTCGAACACGCCGAAGGTGTCGCCACGATCGTCGGCAACGGCGTGCACCACAAGGCGCACTTCATCAAGTCGGTGACCCGTCTCGACCCCGAGACCGGCAAGAAGACGATCGTCGGCAGCGAGAAGGTCGCCGGCAAGCCGGTGTTCGACCCCGACCAGATGTCGAACATGCAGTCGGTGCTGCGCGAGATCGTCCGCGTCGACGACCGTGACCTGCGCGGCGGCCAGCAAGGCATCGCCAAGTCCGGCACCTGGGAGTTCAAGGAGGGCAGTGGCGACACCTGGTTCGTCGGTGGCATGCCGCAGCTCGCCGCGACGGTCTGGGTCGGCGGCGCCAAGAACAAGGTCGAGCTGAAGGAGTCCAACGGCCGCGACATGTTCGGCGCCGGCACGCCGTCCAGGATCTGGAAGAAGTTCCTGGACGCCGTGATCAAGGCGAAGGACCTGCCGAACGAGGACTTCCCGAAGCGCGTCGAGACCGGTAACCCGGACAGCCCCTTCGCCAACGGCCAGGAACCGCCTCCGCCGCCGCAGAACGAGGACGACAACGACGGCGGGGACTGTGTCCTCGGCTTCATCGGCCCCGACTGCAACCAGAACAACGGTGGCAACAACGGCGGCGGCAACAACAACGGCGGCGGGGACAACAACGGCGGGAACAACGACAACGGCGGCGGCAACAACGACGGCGGCGGCAACGGGAACGACGACGGTGGCGGGGACGACGGCGGCGGCAACGAGAACGCCCCCGAGACACAACCGACGTTCGACCCCACGTTCCAGCCACAGAACTGA
- a CDS encoding DUF5318 domain-containing protein, with protein sequence MRTQRQLVDYSLQKRAVLRDVHNGKIGTLEVCDASPYLKSAARFHGEPTEERCPICRRDNLTLVHYIYGDELKQTAGQARKLSELPVLAMTLREFQVFVVEVCQSCAWNHLTQQFLLGRDALTADELDRVEAVAASSAAGRHREIGSSSHSWDGRG encoded by the coding sequence ATGCGTACGCAGCGGCAGCTTGTCGACTACTCGCTACAGAAGCGGGCAGTGTTGCGTGACGTGCACAATGGCAAGATCGGCACGCTCGAGGTCTGTGATGCCTCGCCGTACCTCAAAAGCGCAGCTCGATTCCATGGCGAGCCGACCGAGGAGCGCTGCCCGATCTGCCGCCGCGACAACCTGACCCTCGTGCACTACATCTACGGCGACGAGCTCAAGCAGACCGCCGGGCAGGCCCGCAAGCTCTCCGAGCTGCCTGTCCTGGCGATGACGCTGCGTGAGTTCCAGGTCTTCGTCGTCGAGGTGTGCCAGTCCTGCGCGTGGAATCACCTGACCCAGCAGTTCCTGCTCGGCCGGGACGCGCTCACCGCCGACGAACTCGATCGGGTCGAGGCGGTTGCCGCCTCGTCCGCCGCGGGCCGCCACCGCGAAATCGGGTCATCGTCACACAGTTGGGACGGCCGCGGATGA
- a CDS encoding CCA tRNA nucleotidyltransferase, with amino-acid sequence MSVLNAAQENAVAELLRVSPLADELGRRFGAAGHELHLVGGSVRDALLERLGDDLDFCTDARPEQTLEVVQGWADAIWETGREFGTIGVQKNGLRLEITTFRAEAYDGVTRNPVVEYGDSLLDDLERRDFTINAMAVSLPGHTFTDPYGGLGDLAAQVIRTPAAPSQSFGDDPLRMLRAARFAAKLRFTVDPKVVAAMRDMAADLDRITAERIRDEFTKLLCGADPIAGLRLLVDTGLADRFIPEISGLKLEIDEHAQHKDVYEHTLIVVQNAIRLEGDEGPDFTLRMAALMHDIGKPATKAVGRDGRVSFHHHEVVGARMTKQRMKAMKYPKDVISDVVELVHLHLRFYGYGRGEWTDSAVRRYVTDAGPLLPRLHKLTRSDVTTRNKRKAANLAADYDALEERIARLAEEEDLARVRPDLDGNAIMELLQVPPGPVVGQAWRFLKELRLDRGPLTRDEAEAELYKWARDNGHLPG; translated from the coding sequence ATGTCTGTGTTGAATGCCGCCCAAGAGAACGCGGTCGCCGAGCTGTTGCGGGTCTCCCCTCTCGCCGACGAGCTGGGGCGTCGCTTCGGCGCCGCCGGTCACGAGTTGCACCTGGTCGGCGGCTCGGTGCGCGACGCGCTGCTGGAGCGCCTCGGCGACGATCTCGACTTCTGCACCGATGCCCGCCCCGAGCAGACCCTCGAGGTGGTGCAGGGCTGGGCCGACGCGATCTGGGAGACCGGCCGCGAGTTCGGCACGATCGGCGTCCAGAAGAACGGCTTGCGCCTCGAGATCACGACGTTCCGGGCCGAGGCGTACGACGGGGTCACGCGCAACCCCGTGGTCGAGTACGGCGATTCCCTGCTGGACGACCTCGAGCGCCGCGACTTCACGATCAACGCGATGGCTGTCTCGCTTCCCGGGCACACCTTCACCGACCCGTACGGGGGTCTGGGTGATCTTGCAGCCCAGGTGATCCGCACCCCGGCCGCCCCGTCGCAGTCGTTCGGCGATGATCCACTTCGGATGCTGCGGGCGGCCCGGTTCGCCGCCAAGCTCCGGTTCACTGTGGATCCCAAGGTCGTGGCGGCGATGCGGGACATGGCCGCCGATCTCGACCGGATCACCGCGGAACGGATCCGGGACGAGTTCACCAAGCTGCTGTGCGGCGCCGACCCGATCGCCGGCCTGCGCCTGCTGGTCGACACGGGGCTGGCCGACCGTTTCATCCCCGAGATCAGCGGGCTCAAACTCGAGATCGACGAGCACGCCCAGCACAAGGACGTCTACGAGCACACGCTGATCGTCGTGCAGAACGCGATACGGCTCGAGGGCGACGAAGGCCCCGACTTCACGCTGCGTATGGCCGCCCTCATGCACGACATCGGCAAGCCGGCGACCAAGGCGGTCGGGCGCGACGGCCGGGTCAGCTTCCACCACCACGAGGTGGTCGGCGCGCGCATGACCAAGCAGCGCATGAAGGCCATGAAATACCCCAAGGACGTCATCTCGGACGTCGTCGAGCTGGTCCATCTGCACCTGAGGTTCTACGGGTACGGCCGTGGCGAGTGGACCGATTCGGCCGTACGCCGGTACGTGACCGACGCCGGCCCGCTGCTCCCCCGCCTGCACAAGCTGACCCGTTCGGACGTGACGACCCGCAACAAGCGCAAGGCGGCCAACCTGGCGGCCGACTACGACGCGCTCGAGGAACGGATCGCCCGGCTCGCCGAGGAGGAGGACCTGGCGCGGGTCCGCCCCGACCTCGACGGCAACGCGATCATGGAGCTGCTCCAGGTGCCGCCCGGCCCGGTCGTGGGCCAGGCCTGGCGCTTCCTCAAGGAGCTGCGCCTCGACCGCGGGCCGCTGACCCGTGACGAGGCCGAGGCGGAGCTCTACAAGTGGGCCCGCGACAACGGCCACTTACCCGGTTAG
- a CDS encoding inositol-3-phosphate synthase gives MGSVRVAIVGVGNCASSLVQGVEYYKNADPNDRVPGLMHVTFGDYHVSDVKFVAAFDVDAKKVGMDLAEAIVASENNTIKLTDVPPTGVTVQRGPTFDGLGTYYREIIEESSAEAVDVVQALRDAEVDVVVSYLPVGSEQADKFYAQAAIDAGCAFVNALPVFIASDPVWAQKFTDAGLPIVGDDIKSQVGATIVHRALAKLFEDRGVELLRTYQLNFGGNMDFMNMLERNRLVSKKISKTQSVTSQIPHEMVKSDVHIGPSDHVPWLDDRKWAYIRLEGRSFGDTPLNAELKLEVWDSPNSAGVIIDAVRAAKIAKDRGVGGPILSASSYFMKSPPVQYNDHDAKESVEAFIRGDIER, from the coding sequence ATGGGCTCCGTCCGCGTCGCCATCGTCGGTGTGGGTAACTGCGCCTCGTCCCTCGTGCAGGGCGTGGAGTACTACAAGAACGCCGACCCCAACGACCGCGTCCCGGGTCTCATGCACGTGACCTTCGGCGACTACCACGTATCCGACGTGAAGTTCGTCGCGGCGTTCGATGTGGACGCCAAGAAGGTCGGCATGGACCTCGCGGAGGCGATCGTCGCCAGCGAGAACAACACCATCAAGCTGACCGACGTGCCCCCGACCGGTGTCACGGTCCAGCGTGGACCGACCTTCGACGGTCTGGGCACGTACTACCGCGAGATCATCGAGGAGTCCTCGGCCGAGGCCGTCGACGTCGTGCAGGCTCTGCGCGACGCCGAGGTCGACGTCGTCGTCTCCTACCTTCCGGTGGGCTCCGAGCAGGCCGACAAGTTCTACGCCCAGGCCGCGATCGACGCCGGCTGCGCCTTCGTCAACGCCCTGCCGGTCTTCATCGCCTCTGACCCGGTGTGGGCGCAGAAGTTCACCGACGCCGGCCTGCCGATCGTCGGCGACGACATCAAGAGCCAGGTCGGTGCGACGATCGTGCACCGCGCGCTGGCCAAGCTGTTCGAGGACCGCGGCGTCGAGCTGCTGCGCACGTACCAGCTCAACTTCGGCGGCAACATGGACTTCATGAACATGCTGGAGCGCAACCGCCTGGTCTCCAAGAAGATCTCGAAGACCCAGTCGGTGACCTCCCAGATCCCGCACGAGATGGTCAAGAGCGACGTGCACATCGGCCCGTCGGACCACGTGCCGTGGCTCGACGACCGCAAGTGGGCCTACATCCGGCTGGAGGGCCGCTCGTTCGGCGACACCCCGCTGAACGCCGAGCTCAAGCTCGAGGTGTGGGACTCGCCGAACTCGGCCGGTGTGATCATCGACGCCGTCCGCGCGGCGAAGATCGCCAAGGACCGCGGCGTCGGCGGCCCGATCCTGTCGGCCTCGTCGTACTTCATGAAGTCCCCGCCGGTGCAGTACAACGACCACGACGCCAAGGAGAGCGTCGAGGCGTTCATCCGCGGCGACATCGAGCGCTGA